A genomic stretch from Algoriphagus halophilus includes:
- a CDS encoding helix-turn-helix domain-containing protein: MGGLISDSVMHFWKNEYALQIKKYTKYEPTDQFHQIATMCAPGKSYYYILNLNKYKLDYIHPNVENVVGIKKELATIDSLLNQTLPSELAIIEKKEKIIYEFMQTFDDHRDLLPYKTVYTYRCRALSGKVQTMMVQTTVLTLTDQGKIEHAFVIHSDISHLGNITTDWVSFIHHDAKKSYLNINAEHGRFDPKLANLDKSSCTADLTKRELEIVKLMSEGLSSKAISEKLFISFNTARTHRKNILLKTNSSNTAELMAKCLAEGVI; this comes from the coding sequence ATGGGAGGTTTGATAAGTGATAGTGTGATGCATTTTTGGAAAAATGAATATGCCTTACAAATAAAAAAATACACTAAATACGAACCCACAGATCAGTTCCATCAAATTGCAACAATGTGTGCCCCCGGTAAATCCTATTATTACATTTTAAATCTGAACAAATACAAGCTGGATTATATCCATCCAAATGTGGAAAATGTGGTTGGAATAAAAAAAGAATTAGCGACGATAGATAGTTTGTTAAATCAAACATTGCCCTCTGAATTAGCTATCATTGAAAAAAAGGAAAAAATAATTTATGAATTCATGCAAACCTTCGATGACCATAGAGATTTACTTCCTTATAAAACTGTTTATACCTATAGGTGTAGAGCTTTGAGCGGTAAAGTTCAAACAATGATGGTTCAAACAACAGTTCTAACACTCACTGATCAAGGGAAAATAGAACATGCTTTCGTCATTCATTCAGACATAAGCCATCTAGGGAATATCACAACGGACTGGGTTTCATTCATTCATCATGATGCCAAAAAATCCTATTTAAATATTAACGCTGAACATGGTAGGTTTGACCCGAAACTAGCTAATCTTGATAAATCTTCCTGCACTGCTGATCTTACAAAGCGCGAACTCGAAATCGTCAAACTGATGAGTGAAGGCCTCAGCTCCAAAGCTATATCAGAAAAACTTTTTATCTCTTTTAATACCGCTAGAACACATAGAAAGAACATTCTTCTCAAAACAAATTCATCAAACACCGCTGAATTGATGGCAAAGTGTTTAGCTGAAGGAGTGATTTAG
- a CDS encoding aldo/keto reductase, translating to MNPNIELAENLKISRIVTGLWQIADMERDGNTLDPVSTSKYMQAYVDSGFTSFDMADHYGSSEIIAGTFKNSLSEKEKVQLFTKWVPKPGKITRSDVRSAIQTALDRMQQTSIDLLQFHAWYYPDPSWLDGLFYLNELKEEGLIQHLGVTNFDAAHLRIACASGIPIVSNQVCHSVIDQRATQQMKKVCDTYHVKLLAFGTLAGGFLTDRWVGKAEPSNSEIKTWSQMKYKRFIDAAGGWEVFQQLLQTLKQVAEKHQVSVANIAGRCILENPNVAAIIVGARLGESEHIEDNKKLLEINLQAEDLELIQEAQRSLTPIPGDCGDEYRKPPFLTASGDLSDHLETIPKAFTPIQKTAQREQIFSGTEWEEYAGYCRAVKDGNRIYISGTTSTHGPDQIGGLDPAAQTHFVIDKIEGVLTSFGGSLEDVVRTRIFVNEIKDWEPVARAHGERFKGINPANTLVEAKLVGEGYLVEIEAEAIISSAD from the coding sequence ATGAATCCGAATATTGAATTAGCAGAAAATTTAAAGATCTCGAGGATCGTCACCGGACTTTGGCAAATTGCTGATATGGAGCGCGACGGGAATACCCTGGACCCTGTCAGTACTTCCAAATACATGCAGGCTTATGTTGATTCCGGATTTACTTCTTTTGATATGGCGGACCATTATGGTTCCAGTGAAATTATTGCTGGGACATTTAAAAACAGTCTTTCTGAAAAAGAAAAGGTCCAACTGTTTACCAAATGGGTTCCAAAGCCAGGGAAAATAACCAGATCAGATGTACGCAGCGCCATTCAAACTGCCCTTGACAGAATGCAACAAACCTCGATAGATTTGTTGCAATTCCATGCATGGTACTACCCTGATCCAAGCTGGCTCGATGGACTATTCTATTTAAATGAACTGAAGGAAGAAGGACTGATCCAACACCTTGGGGTTACTAATTTTGACGCTGCCCATTTGAGAATTGCATGTGCAAGTGGAATCCCTATTGTTAGTAATCAAGTTTGCCATTCGGTAATTGACCAACGAGCTACGCAACAGATGAAAAAGGTCTGTGATACGTATCATGTCAAATTATTGGCATTTGGCACTTTGGCCGGAGGCTTTTTAACGGACAGGTGGGTAGGAAAAGCTGAACCCAGCAATTCAGAAATCAAAACCTGGTCTCAAATGAAATACAAGCGCTTCATAGATGCTGCCGGTGGCTGGGAGGTGTTTCAACAATTATTACAAACCCTCAAGCAGGTAGCGGAGAAACACCAAGTATCAGTAGCCAACATTGCGGGGCGGTGTATTTTGGAGAATCCCAATGTTGCAGCCATCATCGTAGGTGCACGCCTGGGAGAGAGCGAACATATTGAAGACAATAAAAAACTGCTTGAAATCAATTTACAAGCGGAAGATCTTGAGCTTATCCAAGAAGCTCAAAGAAGTTTAACCCCTATACCTGGAGATTGTGGAGACGAATACAGAAAACCACCGTTCTTAACCGCTTCAGGAGATCTCAGTGACCATTTGGAAACCATCCCAAAGGCATTCACTCCTATTCAGAAAACAGCGCAACGCGAACAGATCTTCAGCGGAACAGAATGGGAAGAATATGCCGGCTATTGTAGGGCGGTAAAAGATGGAAATAGAATCTATATATCGGGTACTACTTCTACCCATGGACCAGATCAAATTGGCGGCCTGGATCCAGCAGCCCAAACCCATTTTGTGATTGATAAAATTGAGGGAGTCCTTACCTCCTTTGGAGGTTCTTTGGAAGATGTGGTAAGGACTAGGATTTTTGTCAATGAAATTAAAGACTGGGAACCCGTGGCCCGAGCACATGGAGAACGGTTTAAAGGAATCAACCCAGCCAATACTTTGGTAGAAGCCAAATTAGTGGGTGAAGGTTACCTCGTAGAAATAGAAGCGGAGGCAATCATTTCCTCCGCTGATTAA
- a CDS encoding WD40/YVTN/BNR-like repeat-containing protein, which produces MKFKLTFLLLFVVIGHAVFAQSTDLSGLQNLNVRNVGPANMSGRITAIDVVTSNPKIMYVGAASGGVWKSENGGSAWKPVFDDQPTQNIGALAIQQSNPEVIWVGTGEGNPRNSMNLGMGVFKSQDGGKTWQHMGLKETKTIHRIIIDPKDANTVYVGAMGDPFTANEHRGLYKTTDGGKTWEKILFSNNQSGIADLVMHPENPNILFAALYEHKRTPYYFTSGGSGSGLYVTKDGGVTWQQQGENEGLPAGELGRIGLAISLSNPERMYAKIEAKRNAIYRSDNGGNTWQLINDDPKFANNRPFYFQDLAIDTEDPDRLYNIYQPLSVSYDGGKSFDPVPMIPADETKGIHADFHAFWVNPNDAQHFIIGGDGGLGITYDHGKSWYFPESIPVAQFYHVGVDHDVPYNVYGGMQDNGNWSGPAYTWKRGGIRTLYWQYLVGGDGFDIAPDLDNSRFGYGSSQNGDLYRYDKITGYYVSIQPPAPDLATSLRFNWNAGFAKNPFDSNSVYYGSQYVHKTYDKGRTWEIISPDLTTNNPAHQKADYGGLTLDVSGAERYNSILTIAPSSLNDQIIWVGTDDGQVQLTTDAGKTWKNITSNIQEMPEEGWVAQIEASRYEEGAAWMVVNNYRKGDYAPYLFQTKDFGNTWHRMADEGQVRGYALSVIQDPEESGLVFLGTEHGLWISFDEGESWEQFQNGFPSVSTMDLKIQEPESALIIGTFGRAIWILDDLLSLREIASGRLKSGINAMPMNDAVQVKGLFINPPGNIWSGFNTTFEGENKVFQQTKIPFYLSEIPEENRTVTARIYDAENRLINTVESSQLEKGLNYMIWKLDEHSSSLRPKGTDEFSRDIPVLPGEYKIVLSFGEYLDSTAVQVIPDPRFNLDPKVDVELYKYRKAIDVQVKKLAEVLGLMDEKTKEVDHLIEKLEEGENTNPSLELAKNMKAQLQALRAQGQTPRPERQVGAWQSFESSPYSKVQEVLKIAAAQTQQPSVQHQEILNQATELVEEYSKTVDSFMGIEWKTFESKVNLD; this is translated from the coding sequence ATGAAGTTTAAGCTTACCTTTTTGTTGCTTTTTGTAGTGATTGGCCATGCTGTTTTTGCTCAATCTACCGACCTCTCTGGCCTTCAAAACTTGAATGTCAGGAATGTGGGGCCTGCCAATATGAGTGGAAGAATCACGGCCATAGACGTGGTCACTTCAAATCCAAAAATCATGTACGTTGGTGCGGCCTCAGGAGGGGTTTGGAAATCTGAGAATGGAGGTTCGGCTTGGAAGCCAGTTTTTGATGATCAACCCACACAAAATATTGGAGCCTTGGCAATCCAACAGAGTAATCCGGAGGTGATTTGGGTAGGGACAGGAGAGGGGAATCCCAGAAACTCCATGAACTTAGGTATGGGGGTTTTTAAAAGTCAGGATGGTGGAAAGACCTGGCAACATATGGGGCTAAAGGAAACCAAAACCATTCATCGAATTATCATCGATCCTAAAGATGCCAATACAGTGTATGTAGGAGCGATGGGTGATCCATTCACTGCCAACGAACATCGAGGTCTTTATAAAACCACAGACGGAGGGAAAACTTGGGAGAAAATTTTGTTTTCCAATAATCAATCGGGAATTGCTGATTTAGTCATGCATCCTGAAAACCCAAACATACTTTTTGCAGCACTTTATGAACATAAGCGAACTCCCTATTATTTCACTTCGGGCGGTTCTGGTTCAGGTCTTTATGTCACCAAGGATGGAGGGGTAACCTGGCAGCAACAAGGAGAAAATGAAGGATTACCTGCTGGAGAGCTGGGAAGAATTGGCTTGGCAATTTCCCTGTCCAATCCTGAAAGGATGTATGCAAAAATAGAAGCGAAAAGAAATGCCATCTATAGGAGTGACAATGGGGGGAATACCTGGCAGTTGATTAATGATGATCCAAAGTTTGCAAATAACAGACCCTTTTATTTTCAGGATTTAGCCATTGACACCGAAGACCCCGACAGGCTATATAATATTTACCAGCCTTTGTCAGTGAGTTATGACGGAGGAAAATCATTTGATCCGGTTCCCATGATCCCTGCTGATGAAACCAAAGGAATTCATGCTGATTTTCACGCATTTTGGGTCAATCCAAATGATGCACAGCATTTTATAATTGGGGGCGATGGAGGATTAGGAATCACCTATGACCATGGGAAAAGCTGGTATTTTCCTGAGTCTATTCCAGTCGCCCAATTTTATCATGTGGGAGTGGACCATGACGTCCCTTACAATGTCTATGGTGGAATGCAGGATAATGGCAATTGGTCTGGCCCAGCTTATACATGGAAGCGTGGAGGAATAAGGACCTTGTATTGGCAATACCTCGTGGGAGGAGATGGTTTTGATATTGCTCCAGACCTGGATAATTCAAGGTTTGGTTATGGCTCTTCTCAAAACGGTGATTTATATCGATATGATAAAATTACCGGCTACTATGTCAGCATTCAACCCCCGGCTCCGGACTTAGCAACCAGTTTACGGTTTAACTGGAATGCTGGGTTTGCAAAGAATCCCTTTGATTCCAATTCTGTCTATTATGGATCACAATATGTCCATAAGACCTATGATAAAGGACGCACTTGGGAAATTATTTCACCGGATTTGACCACCAATAATCCTGCCCATCAAAAGGCAGACTATGGAGGATTGACATTGGATGTATCAGGAGCTGAACGCTACAATTCGATTTTAACAATTGCTCCAAGTAGCCTAAATGACCAGATTATCTGGGTAGGAACCGATGATGGTCAAGTACAGTTGACTACTGATGCAGGAAAGACCTGGAAAAATATTACGTCCAATATCCAGGAAATGCCTGAAGAAGGTTGGGTTGCCCAAATTGAGGCTTCTAGGTATGAAGAAGGAGCGGCTTGGATGGTGGTCAATAATTATAGAAAGGGTGATTATGCGCCATATCTGTTTCAAACCAAAGACTTTGGGAATACCTGGCATCGGATGGCAGACGAAGGTCAAGTAAGAGGGTATGCGCTTTCTGTAATCCAAGATCCAGAAGAGTCTGGTTTAGTATTTCTTGGCACCGAACATGGATTATGGATAAGCTTCGACGAAGGAGAAAGTTGGGAGCAATTTCAAAATGGATTTCCCTCAGTATCAACCATGGATTTAAAAATTCAAGAACCGGAGTCAGCCCTGATCATCGGGACTTTTGGTAGAGCAATATGGATCCTAGATGATTTACTTTCTCTTCGGGAAATTGCTTCAGGTAGGCTTAAATCTGGAATTAATGCGATGCCTATGAACGATGCGGTCCAAGTCAAAGGCTTGTTTATCAATCCTCCAGGCAATATTTGGAGCGGTTTTAATACCACTTTTGAAGGAGAGAATAAAGTGTTCCAACAAACGAAGATTCCTTTTTACTTGTCAGAAATCCCTGAGGAAAACAGGACGGTAACTGCCAGGATTTATGATGCCGAAAATAGATTGATCAATACGGTGGAATCTTCTCAATTGGAAAAAGGGCTGAACTATATGATTTGGAAATTGGATGAGCATTCTTCCTCTTTAAGACCGAAAGGGACCGATGAATTTTCAAGAGACATTCCTGTATTGCCAGGAGAATATAAGATAGTACTTTCCTTTGGGGAGTATCTTGATTCCACCGCTGTCCAGGTAATTCCAGATCCCAGATTTAATCTGGATCCCAAGGTAGATGTGGAACTGTACAAGTATAGAAAAGCCATTGATGTTCAGGTGAAAAAGCTTGCAGAGGTCTTAGGGTTGATGGATGAAAAAACAAAGGAGGTAGACCACCTGATTGAAAAATTAGAAGAAGGAGAAAACACGAATCCAAGTTTAGAATTGGCTAAGAACATGAAAGCACAACTCCAGGCTCTTCGGGCCCAGGGACAAACCCCTAGGCCAGAAAGACAAGTAGGAGCTTGGCAATCCTTTGAATCTTCTCCTTACTCAAAAGTCCAGGAGGTATTAAAAATTGCGGCAGCTCAAACTCAACAACCCTCTGTTCAGCATCAGGAAATCTTGAATCAGGCTACTGAATTGGTGGAAGAATATTCTAAAACCGTGGATTCATTTATGGGAATAGAATGGAAAACCTTTGAATCGAAAGTAAACCTGGATTAG
- a CDS encoding APC family permease encodes MSNTKLTRQMGLLALIATGVCSMLGASINVVPFMIQRNVPGIGPYVLPAFLFAAIPALFAAFAYGILSSAMPRAGGSYIYASRGLNPYLGFVASFSQWFGLSIVIGVISYLTIPFIRDISSNFGWNGIAETLEVGWVRVSLALGIIWGFVLINIQGIKSYEKIVLPMMFLMFALGGIVIFSGLIFDSSDFLRALQEKESRNFEPTPVVPFDLKVFLSAAALLFSSFIGFDSIAQAGGEAKNPTKNLPKAIVLAIVGVGAFYFLFSASVYHIVPWSFVAEEALKKDISAPGLLSYVLPSGWGVAILVGAAIALINDLPAMLLSVSRLMFAWAEDGIFPAAISKVHLRNHTPYVALLVAGCMASIGVIGSHFAGDFFLGIDIMVTSMMVNFLLMCITLVAIPRINPQLAKEISVVKNRKTQLLIGWSGILTLSAFLIIHTYKDLTSETTSWYFHSTPIWLIVMGLASIIFAYKWKQLKKYDPDLTNTFLELPTE; translated from the coding sequence GTGAGCAACACTAAATTGACTCGGCAAATGGGACTTTTGGCCCTGATTGCTACGGGAGTCTGTTCTATGCTTGGAGCTTCCATCAATGTGGTTCCTTTTATGATTCAAAGGAATGTTCCAGGAATAGGCCCTTACGTCTTACCTGCTTTTCTTTTTGCCGCTATTCCTGCCCTTTTTGCCGCTTTTGCCTATGGAATATTATCCTCCGCTATGCCGAGAGCTGGTGGTAGCTACATCTACGCAAGTCGTGGGCTCAACCCTTATTTGGGTTTCGTGGCTAGTTTTTCCCAATGGTTTGGGCTCTCCATAGTCATCGGAGTCATCTCCTATTTAACCATCCCGTTTATTCGGGATATTTCCTCCAATTTTGGATGGAATGGCATTGCTGAAACTCTTGAGGTAGGCTGGGTTAGAGTTTCCCTTGCCTTAGGGATCATCTGGGGTTTTGTCCTGATCAATATCCAAGGAATAAAATCATACGAAAAAATCGTACTTCCTATGATGTTTTTGATGTTTGCCTTGGGAGGAATTGTAATCTTCTCAGGATTAATTTTTGACTCCAGTGATTTTTTGAGAGCATTACAAGAAAAGGAATCCAGAAACTTTGAGCCTACTCCCGTAGTGCCATTTGACTTGAAAGTGTTTCTATCTGCAGCCGCTTTACTTTTCTCTAGTTTCATAGGCTTTGACTCCATTGCTCAGGCTGGAGGAGAAGCTAAAAATCCAACTAAAAATCTTCCGAAAGCAATTGTATTAGCTATTGTGGGGGTGGGAGCATTTTACTTCCTGTTTTCAGCTTCAGTTTATCACATTGTTCCTTGGAGTTTTGTAGCAGAAGAAGCATTGAAAAAAGACATTTCAGCACCTGGCTTATTGAGCTATGTTTTACCTTCAGGCTGGGGAGTGGCTATCTTAGTTGGGGCTGCCATTGCTTTGATTAATGATTTACCAGCGATGTTGTTGTCTGTTTCCAGATTGATGTTTGCCTGGGCAGAAGACGGTATCTTTCCTGCTGCAATTTCTAAAGTTCATCTTCGAAATCACACTCCCTATGTCGCCCTGTTAGTAGCAGGTTGCATGGCAAGTATTGGGGTTATAGGGTCCCATTTTGCAGGTGACTTTTTTCTGGGAATTGATATTATGGTGACCTCCATGATGGTCAATTTCTTACTGATGTGTATCACCTTAGTTGCAATCCCAAGGATTAACCCCCAGTTAGCGAAGGAAATATCGGTGGTGAAAAACAGAAAAACCCAACTGTTAATAGGCTGGTCCGGAATTCTGACTTTATCAGCATTCCTGATCATCCACACCTATAAAGATTTAACATCAGAAACAACATCCTGGTATTTTCACTCCACTCCTATCTGGCTTATTGTCATGGGATTAGCAAGTATTATTTTTGCTTATAAGTGGAAGCAGTTGAAAAAATACGATCCTGATTTGACAAACACATTTTTGGAACTTCCTACTGAATAA
- the purL gene encoding phosphoribosylformylglycinamidine synthase codes for MIFFFESPQNLIYAVQTPQPFAPEDIQKLIWLFGEAKALETKQVEGKFSGPRKEMITPWSTNAVEITLNMGIQGIIRIEEFFPLKEGDQIDPMLQKSYDGLDQDIFDIHLEPEKIQEISDIAAYNKKEGLALSQEEVDYLENVAKQLERPLTDSEVFGFSQVNSEHCRHKIFNGTFIIDGEEKPLTLFQLIKETSKKHPNRIASAYKDNVAFVQGPKAQQFAPKTQDKADFFETRDIDTVISLKAETHNFPTTVEPFNGAATGGGGEIRDRMAGGTASIPLAGTAVYMTSYPRTEEGRSWEKNLEARPWLYQSPMDILIKASNGASDFGNKFGQPLISGSVLTFEHEEEGKQHGFDKVIMLAGGVGFTNAKYTKKEEPKAGDQIVIMGGDNYRIGMGGSAVSSLNTGELSNAIELNAIQRSNPEMQKRVSNVIRAMAENENNPIISIHDHGAGGHLNCLSELVENTGGTIHIDKLPVGDPTLSAKEIVGNESQERMGLVIGKKDIDTLHTISDRERAPFHVVGETTGDMHFKFENQKTGEKPVDWNLSYMFGSSPKTILEDTTKKSSFAEASYDPELIKSYINEVLQLEAVACKDWLTNKVDRSVTGRVATQQTVGAIQLPLNDVAVMALDFTGEKGIATSIGHAPVAALADPEAGSRLAIAEALTNLIFAPIQDGLAGISLSANWMWPAKNEGENDRLYRAVEAVSKFAIDLGVNIPTGKDSLSMTQKYPDGKVVYSPGTVIISTVGECMDVKRSVKAAIQPVKGSKLLYVDFSRDEAKLAGSSFYQALNKIGTETPDVKDSEHFAKAFASVQDLIDQGWILAGHDISSGGLITTLLEMCFPSPGVGLKVHPNRMKEQDLVKMLFAENPGVILQVSDENAVEELLVEDDVDFVELAKVTDTGKVEFKGTELSLEVAELRDTWFKSSYLLDRKQSGEKLAKDRFDNYKNQILSYEFAAGWKGDFNAAGLDPFRKTAGKVKAAIIREKGVNGDREMAYSLWLAGFEVKDVHMTDLIAGRENLEDVQMIVFVGGFSNSDVLGSAKGWAGAFLYNPKAKQALDNFYARPDTLSLGVCNGCQLMIELGLVTPNHTDKPKMLHNASHKFESTFVNVTIPENDSVMLGSLSGQRLGVWVAHGEGKFHLPQAESDYHFAMKYSYEAYPGNPNGSDYATAGIASDDGRHLAIMPHIERSLKPWNWPYYPADRKDDFTPWMDAFVNARKWVEENSES; via the coding sequence ATGATATTCTTCTTCGAATCCCCTCAAAACCTTATCTACGCCGTACAAACTCCACAACCTTTCGCACCCGAAGATATCCAGAAATTAATCTGGCTTTTTGGAGAGGCCAAGGCACTGGAAACCAAACAAGTAGAAGGTAAATTCTCCGGCCCAAGAAAAGAAATGATCACTCCCTGGTCTACCAATGCGGTGGAAATCACCCTAAATATGGGGATTCAGGGAATCATCAGAATTGAAGAGTTCTTCCCACTAAAAGAAGGGGATCAAATTGACCCCATGCTTCAAAAGTCTTACGATGGACTGGATCAGGATATCTTTGATATTCATCTAGAGCCTGAAAAAATTCAGGAAATCTCTGATATCGCTGCCTACAATAAAAAAGAAGGATTAGCGCTAAGCCAAGAAGAGGTTGATTATTTAGAGAACGTTGCCAAGCAGTTGGAAAGACCCCTGACTGACTCTGAAGTATTTGGTTTCAGTCAAGTAAACTCCGAACACTGCCGCCACAAAATCTTCAACGGAACCTTTATCATTGATGGAGAAGAAAAGCCTTTGACCTTATTTCAACTGATCAAAGAAACTTCCAAAAAGCATCCCAATAGAATTGCTTCTGCCTACAAGGACAACGTTGCTTTTGTGCAAGGACCAAAAGCGCAGCAATTTGCTCCAAAGACACAGGACAAAGCAGACTTTTTCGAAACAAGAGATATTGACACGGTCATTTCGCTGAAAGCAGAAACCCATAATTTCCCCACCACTGTAGAACCATTCAATGGAGCAGCTACCGGTGGAGGAGGTGAAATCCGAGATCGTATGGCAGGAGGAACAGCCTCTATTCCATTGGCTGGAACTGCGGTTTACATGACCTCTTACCCAAGAACTGAAGAAGGAAGAAGCTGGGAAAAGAATCTGGAAGCAAGACCATGGTTGTATCAATCTCCAATGGATATCTTGATCAAAGCTTCCAACGGTGCCTCCGATTTTGGAAATAAATTCGGTCAGCCTTTGATTTCTGGTTCTGTTCTAACCTTCGAACATGAAGAAGAAGGTAAGCAACATGGATTCGATAAAGTAATCATGCTTGCCGGAGGTGTCGGTTTTACCAATGCGAAGTATACTAAAAAAGAAGAGCCAAAAGCCGGTGATCAAATTGTGATCATGGGCGGTGATAATTATAGAATCGGAATGGGAGGATCAGCAGTATCCTCCTTAAATACCGGTGAACTTTCCAACGCCATAGAACTCAATGCGATTCAGAGATCCAATCCTGAAATGCAAAAGCGGGTATCCAATGTGATCCGCGCTATGGCAGAGAATGAAAATAATCCAATCATTTCTATCCATGACCATGGAGCAGGTGGCCACTTAAATTGCCTTTCTGAATTAGTGGAAAATACAGGAGGAACTATTCACATTGATAAGTTACCTGTGGGGGACCCTACCCTTTCAGCGAAGGAAATCGTAGGCAATGAGTCCCAAGAAAGAATGGGCTTGGTGATCGGGAAAAAAGACATAGATACCCTTCATACCATTTCCGATCGAGAAAGAGCTCCTTTTCATGTAGTTGGAGAAACCACTGGAGACATGCATTTCAAATTTGAGAACCAGAAGACAGGTGAAAAGCCGGTAGACTGGAACTTGAGTTATATGTTTGGTTCCTCACCTAAAACTATTCTAGAGGACACTACCAAGAAATCCAGCTTTGCCGAAGCAAGCTATGATCCTGAACTGATTAAATCCTACATCAATGAGGTGTTACAGTTAGAGGCAGTGGCTTGTAAAGACTGGTTGACCAATAAAGTGGACCGTTCCGTAACAGGTCGTGTTGCTACTCAACAAACTGTCGGTGCTATTCAACTTCCATTGAACGATGTCGCGGTAATGGCTTTGGACTTTACTGGTGAAAAAGGAATCGCCACTTCTATTGGACATGCTCCTGTAGCTGCTTTGGCAGATCCTGAAGCTGGAAGTAGATTAGCGATTGCTGAGGCGCTTACAAATTTGATTTTTGCACCGATTCAAGATGGATTGGCTGGAATTTCCTTATCTGCGAACTGGATGTGGCCAGCGAAGAATGAAGGTGAAAATGATCGATTATACAGAGCTGTTGAAGCGGTTTCTAAATTTGCGATTGATTTAGGGGTCAATATTCCAACCGGAAAAGATTCCCTGTCCATGACGCAAAAATATCCTGATGGAAAAGTAGTGTACTCTCCAGGAACAGTCATCATTTCTACAGTTGGGGAATGTATGGACGTGAAGAGATCTGTAAAGGCTGCCATTCAACCTGTCAAAGGAAGCAAGCTTTTGTATGTGGACTTCTCCCGAGATGAAGCAAAACTTGCCGGATCCAGCTTCTATCAGGCACTTAATAAAATAGGAACCGAAACTCCTGACGTGAAGGATTCAGAACACTTTGCAAAAGCATTTGCTTCTGTTCAGGATCTCATAGATCAAGGATGGATTCTAGCGGGTCATGATATTTCTTCCGGGGGATTGATCACTACCTTACTTGAAATGTGTTTCCCGAGTCCTGGAGTGGGTCTGAAAGTTCATCCTAACCGAATGAAAGAGCAGGATTTGGTGAAAATGTTATTTGCTGAAAATCCTGGGGTAATTCTTCAGGTATCTGATGAGAATGCAGTAGAGGAGCTTTTGGTGGAAGATGATGTTGACTTCGTTGAACTTGCAAAAGTTACAGATACAGGTAAAGTTGAATTCAAAGGAACTGAACTTAGCTTAGAGGTAGCAGAGTTGAGAGATACCTGGTTCAAATCTTCCTACCTGTTGGACAGAAAGCAGAGCGGAGAAAAATTAGCAAAGGATCGCTTTGATAATTATAAGAATCAGATTCTTTCCTATGAATTTGCAGCAGGATGGAAAGGTGATTTCAATGCAGCTGGGTTAGATCCTTTCAGAAAAACCGCAGGCAAAGTGAAAGCGGCCATCATTCGTGAAAAAGGAGTGAATGGCGATCGGGAAATGGCTTATTCCTTATGGTTAGCAGGATTTGAGGTGAAGGACGTACATATGACGGATTTGATTGCCGGAAGAGAAAACCTGGAAGATGTTCAAATGATTGTCTTTGTTGGAGGATTTTCTAATTCTGACGTGTTAGGTTCTGCCAAAGGTTGGGCCGGTGCATTCCTTTACAATCCAAAAGCAAAGCAAGCCTTGGATAATTTCTATGCTAGACCTGACACCTTAAGTTTAGGGGTTTGTAACGGATGTCAGCTCATGATTGAATTAGGCTTGGTTACACCTAATCATACAGATAAACCAAAAATGCTTCACAATGCATCCCATAAGTTCGAATCTACTTTCGTGAATGTAACCATTCCTGAAAATGATTCGGTGATGCTAGGTTCTTTAAGCGGTCAAAGGCTAGGTGTTTGGGTGGCACATGGTGAAGGTAAATTCCATTTGCCTCAAGCGGAAAGCGATTATCACTTTGCTATGAAATATAGCTATGAAGCTTATCCTGGCAACCCTAATGGATCTGATTATGCCACAGCAGGGATAGCATCTGATGATGGGCGTCACTTGGCCATTATGCCACATATTGAACGAAGCTTAAAGCCTTGGAACTGGCCTTATTATCCTGCAGACAGAAAAGATGATTTTACTCCTTGGATGGATGCTTTTGTAAATGCTAGAAAATGGGTAGAAGAAAATTCAGAAAGCTAA